From a single Pseudomonas triticicola genomic region:
- the gcvH gene encoding glycine cleavage system protein GcvH, translated as MSDIPAELRFAESHEWARLEADGTVTVGISDHAQEALGDVVFVELTEVGKVFAAGDQSGVVESVKAASDIYAPVSGEVIAINEDLGGSPELLNSDPYGAWIFKLKPSDKAELDNLLDAAGYKAAIGE; from the coding sequence ATGAGCGATATCCCTGCCGAACTGCGTTTTGCCGAAAGTCATGAATGGGCGCGTCTGGAAGCTGACGGCACTGTCACCGTGGGCATCAGCGATCACGCGCAGGAAGCGCTGGGCGACGTGGTGTTCGTCGAGCTGACCGAAGTCGGCAAGGTGTTCGCCGCCGGTGATCAATCCGGCGTGGTCGAGTCGGTGAAAGCCGCCTCCGACATCTACGCCCCGGTCAGCGGTGAGGTCATCGCGATCAACGAAGACCTGGGCGGCTCGCCCGAGCTGCTGAACTCCGACCCGTACGGCGCGTGGATCTTCAAGCTCAAGCCAAGCGACAAGGCCGAGCTGGACAACCTGCTGGATGCTGCTGGGTACAAGGCTGCAATCGGCGAGTAA
- the gcvP gene encoding aminomethyl-transferring glycine dehydrogenase has product MSQSPSLSQLRDPEAFLRRHLGPDAAEQQAMLDSLGLGSRAELIEQTVPPGIRFNRALDLPPALDEQAALAKLRGYAEQNQLFTSLIGMGYHGTVTPTVILRNVLENPGWYTAYTPYQPEIAQGRLEALLNFQQLTIDLTGLELANASLLDEATAAAEAMALAKRVAKSKSNLFFVDENCHPQTLSVVQTRAEGFGFELIVDAVDNLAQHEVFGALLQYPDTHGEIRDLKPLINHLHAQQALACVATDLLSLLVLTPPGELGADVVFGSSQRFGVPMGYGGPHAAFFASREEYKRAIPGRIIGVSKDARGNVALRMALQTREQHIRREKANSNICTAQVLLANIASCYAVYHGPEGLKRIAQRVHRLTCILAAGLERNGIKRLNRQFFDTLTLEVGGAQTAIIESAQAAQINLRILGRGRVGLSLDETCDEHTVAKLFDVLLGADHGLSVDALDAQDIASGIPDELQRSTPYLQHPVFNAHHSETEMLRYLKQLENKDLALNQSMIPLGSCTMKLNATSEMIPITWPQFAHLHPFVPREQAVGYTLMIEELERWLCAITGFDAICMQPNSGAQGEYAGLLAIRKYHESRKEGARDICLIPSSAHGTNPASAQMAGMRVVIVECDEAGNVDLEDLKAKAAEAGDKLSCLMATYPSTHGVYEEGISEICEVIHKHGGQVYMDGANLNAQVGLARPADIGADVSHMNLHKTFCIPHGGGGPGMGPIGVRAHLAPFVANHPVVPIDGPLAQNGAVSAAPWGSASILPISWMYIAMMGPQLADASEVAILAANYLAQHLSGAFAVLYTGRNGRVAHECILDLRPLKAQTGISEEDVAKRLMDYGFHAPTMSFPVPGTLMVEPTESESKAELDRFIAAMLSIRAEINEVQKGNWPGEDNPLKRAPHTLADVTGIWERPYSVEQAITPDAHTRLHKYWPAVNRVDNVYGDRNLYCACVPVDDYR; this is encoded by the coding sequence ATGTCCCAGTCGCCGTCCCTGAGCCAGTTACGCGATCCCGAAGCCTTTCTGCGCCGCCACCTCGGCCCGGATGCCGCCGAGCAGCAAGCGATGCTCGACAGCCTCGGCCTGGGCAGTCGCGCCGAGCTGATCGAGCAGACCGTGCCGCCGGGCATTCGCTTCAATCGCGCACTGGATCTGCCGCCGGCCCTCGACGAACAGGCTGCACTGGCGAAGCTGCGCGGTTATGCCGAGCAGAATCAGCTGTTCACCAGCCTGATCGGTATGGGCTACCACGGCACCGTCACGCCAACCGTCATTTTGCGCAACGTGCTGGAAAATCCCGGCTGGTACACCGCGTACACCCCATACCAACCAGAAATCGCTCAAGGCCGGCTTGAAGCGCTGCTGAATTTTCAGCAACTGACCATCGACCTCACCGGCCTGGAACTGGCCAACGCCTCGCTGCTCGATGAGGCTACCGCAGCGGCCGAAGCCATGGCTTTGGCCAAGCGCGTGGCGAAGTCGAAGAGCAATCTGTTTTTTGTGGATGAAAATTGCCATCCGCAAACTCTCTCCGTGGTACAGACCCGCGCCGAAGGTTTCGGCTTCGAGCTGATCGTCGACGCGGTGGATAACCTGGCGCAGCACGAGGTGTTCGGCGCGCTGCTGCAATATCCGGACACCCACGGCGAAATCCGCGATCTCAAACCCTTGATCAACCACCTGCACGCGCAACAGGCCCTGGCCTGTGTCGCCACCGATTTGCTCAGCCTGCTGGTGCTGACGCCGCCGGGTGAGTTGGGGGCCGATGTGGTGTTCGGTTCGTCCCAGCGTTTCGGTGTGCCGATGGGGTATGGCGGGCCGCACGCGGCGTTCTTCGCCAGCCGCGAAGAGTACAAGAGGGCGATTCCGGGGCGGATCATCGGTGTGTCGAAAGATGCTCGCGGCAACGTCGCGCTGCGCATGGCCCTGCAGACCCGCGAGCAACACATCCGCCGCGAGAAAGCCAATTCGAACATATGCACAGCGCAGGTACTGCTGGCCAATATCGCCAGTTGCTACGCGGTGTATCACGGCCCCGAGGGCTTGAAGCGTATCGCCCAGCGCGTGCATCGCCTGACCTGCATCCTCGCCGCGGGACTCGAGCGCAACGGCATCAAACGGCTCAACAGGCAGTTCTTCGACACGCTGACTCTGGAGGTCGGCGGTGCGCAAACGGCGATCATCGAAAGTGCTCAGGCAGCGCAGATCAACCTGCGCATTCTTGGTCGCGGCCGCGTCGGTCTGAGTCTGGACGAGACCTGTGATGAACACACCGTGGCGAAACTGTTCGATGTGCTGCTCGGCGCCGATCACGGCCTGAGCGTTGATGCGCTTGATGCGCAGGACATCGCCTCGGGAATTCCCGACGAACTCCAGCGCAGTACGCCGTACCTGCAACATCCGGTGTTCAACGCTCACCACAGCGAAACCGAGATGCTGCGTTACCTCAAACAGCTGGAAAACAAGGATCTGGCGCTCAACCAATCGATGATCCCGCTAGGCTCGTGCACGATGAAACTCAACGCCACCAGCGAGATGATCCCGATTACCTGGCCGCAGTTCGCCCATCTGCATCCGTTTGTGCCGAGGGAGCAGGCTGTCGGTTACACGCTGATGATCGAAGAGCTTGAGCGTTGGTTGTGTGCGATTACCGGTTTCGATGCGATCTGCATGCAGCCCAACTCCGGCGCGCAGGGCGAGTACGCCGGGCTCCTGGCGATCCGTAAATATCACGAGAGCCGGAAGGAAGGCGCGCGGGATATCTGCCTGATTCCGTCCTCGGCCCACGGCACCAATCCAGCGTCGGCGCAGATGGCCGGGATGCGTGTGGTGATTGTTGAATGCGATGAGGCGGGCAATGTCGATCTGGAGGATTTGAAAGCAAAAGCCGCCGAGGCTGGGGATAAGTTGTCATGCCTTATGGCGACCTACCCATCGACCCACGGCGTGTACGAAGAAGGCATCAGCGAGATCTGCGAGGTTATCCACAAGCACGGCGGTCAGGTGTACATGGACGGCGCCAACCTCAATGCGCAGGTCGGGCTGGCACGGCCGGCGGACATCGGTGCCGACGTGTCGCACATGAATTTGCACAAGACCTTCTGCATTCCCCATGGCGGCGGCGGGCCGGGCATGGGCCCGATCGGGGTTCGCGCGCATCTGGCGCCGTTCGTCGCCAACCATCCGGTGGTGCCGATTGACGGGCCGCTGGCACAGAACGGCGCAGTCAGCGCAGCGCCGTGGGGCAGTGCGAGCATTTTGCCGATCAGCTGGATGTACATCGCCATGATGGGGCCGCAACTGGCGGACGCCAGCGAGGTGGCGATTCTGGCGGCGAATTATCTGGCGCAGCATTTATCCGGCGCGTTTGCGGTGCTGTATACCGGGCGCAATGGCCGGGTGGCGCATGAATGCATTCTTGATCTGCGCCCGCTGAAGGCGCAGACCGGCATCAGCGAGGAAGACGTCGCCAAGCGTCTGATGGATTACGGCTTCCACGCGCCGACCATGTCCTTCCCGGTGCCAGGGACGTTGATGGTCGAGCCGACCGAGAGCGAGTCCAAGGCAGAGCTCGACCGCTTCATCGCGGCGATGCTGAGCATTCGCGCCGAGATCAATGAAGTGCAGAAGGGCAACTGGCCGGGCGAAGACAACCCGCTCAAACGCGCGCCGCATACCTTGGCCGATGTCACTGGGATCTGGGAGCGACCCTACAGTGTCGAACAGGCCATCACCCCGGATGCGCACACACGCTTGCACAAATATTGGCCGGCGGTGAATCGGGTGGATAACGTCTACGGCGATCGCAACCTGTATTGCGCGTGTGTGCCGGTGGATGATTACCGCTGA
- a CDS encoding DUF2388 domain-containing protein: protein MMRLKLAVATLALLSLPVGSAMADSFWRNVISSGATTGSTYLTFKDHKLIVAAQDDAGSFVASDGGIRGPYLEAAMQKVRADNPGLQASDMELANAILAKNAVASE, encoded by the coding sequence ATCATGCGTCTCAAACTCGCTGTCGCCACCTTGGCCCTGCTGTCGCTTCCCGTTGGTTCGGCCATGGCGGACAGCTTTTGGCGTAACGTCATCTCCTCCGGCGCCACCACCGGTTCGACCTACCTGACGTTCAAGGATCACAAGCTGATCGTCGCCGCCCAGGACGACGCCGGCAGCTTCGTCGCCAGCGACGGCGGCATCCGTGGCCCGTATCTGGAAGCAGCGATGCAGAAAGTCCGCGCCGACAACCCTGGCCTCCAGGCTTCGGACATGGAACTGGCGAACGCGATTCTGGCGAAGAACGCCGTGGCTTCCGAGTAA
- a CDS encoding GspE/PulE family protein: MSVQFVTQDRWLDLNDVLRELVAQGFICQDAAEQALNARRRHAAHGQMHPLEFIASQQLDDLSRPGKHLDLESLTLWLAQQAGQPYLRIDPLKINVAAITPLMSYAFAQRHKILAVAVDRDSVTVASAQPYVSGWEADLTHVLKLPIKRVVANPVDIQRFSVEFFRLAKSVSGASNADAQGGNLGNFEQLLNLGASDQEPDANDAHIVNIVDWLFQYAFQQRASDIHIEPRREHGTVRFRIDGVLHNVYQFPPQVTMAIVSRLKSLGRMNVAEKRKPQDGRVKTKTPDGGEVELRLSTLPTAFGEKMVMRIFDPEVLLKNFDQLGFSADDLRRWQDMTRQPNGIILVTGPTGSGKTTTLYTTLKKLATPEVNLCTIEDPIEMVEPAFNQMQVQHNIELTFAAGVRALMRQDPDIIMIGEIRDLETAEMAIQAALTGHLVLSTLHTNDAPSAISRLLELGVPHYLIKATVLGVMAQRLVRTLCPHCKAPLTLEDEDWQTLTRPWQAPLPSNAQRAIGCLECRDTGYRGRAGVYEIMQLSDSLKALITPDTDLTAIRRQAFKEGMRSLRLSGAQKVAAGLTTVEEVLRVTPQSELK; encoded by the coding sequence ATGTCCGTTCAATTTGTCACTCAGGACCGCTGGCTGGACCTCAACGATGTGTTGCGAGAACTGGTCGCCCAAGGCTTCATCTGCCAGGACGCGGCGGAACAGGCGCTCAATGCCCGCCGTCGCCATGCGGCTCACGGGCAGATGCATCCGCTGGAATTCATCGCCAGCCAGCAACTCGACGACCTCAGCCGTCCGGGCAAACATCTGGATCTGGAAAGCCTGACCCTGTGGCTGGCGCAACAGGCCGGTCAGCCGTACTTGCGCATTGATCCGCTGAAAATCAATGTCGCGGCGATCACGCCGCTGATGTCCTACGCCTTCGCCCAGCGCCACAAGATTCTCGCCGTCGCCGTGGACCGCGACTCGGTCACCGTGGCCAGCGCTCAGCCCTACGTCAGCGGTTGGGAAGCCGACCTGACCCACGTATTGAAGCTGCCGATCAAACGTGTCGTGGCCAACCCGGTGGACATCCAGCGCTTCAGCGTCGAGTTTTTCCGGCTGGCCAAATCGGTCAGCGGCGCCAGCAATGCCGACGCCCAGGGCGGCAACCTCGGCAACTTCGAACAACTGCTCAACCTCGGCGCCAGCGACCAGGAGCCGGACGCCAACGACGCGCACATCGTCAACATCGTCGACTGGCTGTTCCAGTACGCCTTCCAGCAGCGCGCCAGCGATATCCACATCGAACCGCGCCGCGAGCACGGCACCGTGCGCTTTCGCATCGACGGCGTGCTGCACAACGTCTATCAATTCCCGCCGCAGGTGACCATGGCGATCGTCAGCCGCCTGAAAAGTCTTGGCCGCATGAACGTCGCGGAAAAGCGCAAACCCCAGGATGGCCGGGTCAAGACCAAGACCCCGGACGGCGGCGAAGTGGAGTTGCGGCTGTCGACCTTGCCGACAGCGTTCGGCGAAAAAATGGTCATGCGGATTTTCGATCCGGAAGTGCTGCTGAAGAATTTCGACCAGTTGGGTTTCAGCGCCGACGACCTGCGCCGCTGGCAGGATATGACCCGCCAGCCCAATGGCATCATTCTGGTCACCGGGCCGACCGGTTCGGGCAAGACCACCACCCTGTACACCACGCTGAAAAAACTGGCGACGCCGGAGGTCAACCTCTGCACCATCGAAGACCCGATCGAAATGGTCGAGCCGGCCTTCAACCAGATGCAGGTGCAGCACAACATTGAGCTGACTTTCGCCGCCGGGGTGCGCGCGCTGATGCGGCAGGACCCGGATATCATCATGATCGGCGAGATCCGCGATCTGGAAACTGCGGAAATGGCGATTCAGGCCGCGCTCACCGGGCACTTGGTCCTATCGACGCTGCACACCAACGATGCGCCGAGCGCCATCAGCCGTTTGCTCGAACTCGGCGTGCCGCATTACCTGATCAAAGCGACCGTATTGGGCGTGATGGCTCAGCGTCTGGTGCGAACCTTGTGCCCGCACTGCAAGGCGCCGCTGACGCTCGAGGATGAAGACTGGCAAACCCTGACCCGGCCCTGGCAGGCGCCGCTGCCGAGCAATGCGCAGCGAGCGATCGGTTGCCTGGAATGCCGCGACACCGGCTATCGCGGCCGCGCCGGCGTGTACGAAATCATGCAGCTGAGCGACAGCCTCAAAGCGCTGATCACCCCGGATACCGACCTCACCGCGATCAGGCGTCAGGCCTTCAAGGAAGGCATGCGCAGCCTGCGCCTGTCCGGTGCGCAGAAAGTTGCGGCGGGGCTGACCACGGTGGAGGAAGTGCTGCGGGTGACACCGCAAAGTGAGTTGAAATAA
- a CDS encoding Lrp/AsnC family transcriptional regulator, which produces MHSELDAYDRKILALLQEDASLSSAQIAEQVGLSQSPCWRRIQRMKEEGIIRGQVTLLDRKKIGLNTQIFAEIKLNAHGRSNFTEFTEAIRGFPEVLECYVLMGAVDFMLRIVAADIEAYERFFFEKLSLVPGIQEVNSIVALSEIKSTTSLPV; this is translated from the coding sequence ATGCACAGCGAGCTGGACGCCTACGACCGCAAGATCCTCGCCTTGCTGCAGGAAGACGCTTCACTGTCGAGCGCGCAGATCGCCGAGCAGGTGGGCCTGTCGCAATCGCCGTGCTGGCGGCGGATTCAGCGGATGAAGGAGGAGGGCATCATTCGCGGCCAGGTGACCTTGCTGGATCGCAAGAAGATCGGCCTGAACACGCAGATCTTCGCCGAAATCAAACTCAACGCCCACGGCCGCTCGAACTTCACCGAGTTCACCGAGGCGATTCGCGGCTTTCCGGAAGTGCTGGAGTGTTATGTGCTGATGGGGGCGGTGGATTTCATGCTGCGCATTGTCGCGGCGGATATCGAGGCGTACGAGCGGTTCTTTTTCGAGAAGCTGTCGCTGGTGCCGGGGATACAGGAAGTGAATTCGATCGTGGCGCTGTCGGAGATCAAGTCCACCACCAGCCTGCCGGTCTAG
- a CDS encoding CYTH domain-containing protein, producing MQKETEIKLRVSRETLAALREHPLLKKRNKSGWERRELMNQYFDTPERDLAQAKVALRLRKDGDEVIQTLKTRGQSVAGLSERNEYDWKLPKAKLDVKKLDGECWPEALAELDKKTLKPIFTTDFVRERAEIAWGRGKTKVVIEAALDLGHVVVGKQKEEICELELELREGEPAALLELAAELAETLALMPCDISKAERGYRLHDANSYSLSLPAPQLTTETRLDDAFAALSWHLLGSSQRLAEQYRFNGHWRLLQDWVENLAEMRALLSSLGQAAPRQSTHDLRVALDALLEDWRPLVQVGIEDEDVRKAAPEQFLEELEDPRWGQFSLNASRWLLARTWTADRNTRGNRQGDAQLHSWLPRLLGEEATALQLQRYQQQPEDLAEQLPRIERIQVWLHHARNVLDIPEMDRLYGELNKLAQLANEPTITDELLDARKHQAIAVYQNRAWKILLRM from the coding sequence ATGCAAAAAGAAACTGAAATCAAACTCCGCGTCAGCCGCGAAACCCTCGCTGCCCTGCGCGAGCACCCGCTGCTGAAGAAACGCAACAAAAGTGGCTGGGAACGCCGTGAGTTGATGAACCAGTACTTCGACACCCCCGAGCGCGACCTCGCCCAGGCCAAAGTCGCACTGCGCCTGCGCAAGGACGGTGACGAAGTGATTCAGACCCTCAAGACCCGTGGCCAGAGCGTCGCCGGTCTGTCCGAGCGTAACGAGTACGACTGGAAACTCCCGAAAGCCAAGCTCGACGTAAAGAAACTCGACGGCGAATGCTGGCCCGAGGCACTGGCCGAGCTGGACAAGAAAACCCTCAAGCCGATCTTCACCACCGATTTCGTCCGCGAGCGCGCCGAAATCGCCTGGGGCCGTGGCAAGACCAAAGTGGTCATCGAAGCCGCGCTGGACCTCGGTCACGTGGTGGTTGGCAAGCAGAAGGAAGAAATCTGCGAGCTGGAACTGGAGCTGCGCGAAGGCGAGCCTGCGGCGCTGCTGGAACTGGCTGCCGAACTGGCCGAAACCCTGGCGCTGATGCCATGCGATATCAGCAAGGCCGAGCGTGGTTATCGCCTGCACGACGCCAACAGCTACTCGCTGAGCCTGCCAGCGCCGCAGCTGACCACTGAAACCCGTCTCGACGACGCCTTCGCCGCGCTGAGCTGGCATCTGCTCGGCAGCAGCCAGCGTCTGGCCGAACAATATCGCTTCAACGGCCACTGGCGTCTGCTGCAGGACTGGGTCGAGAACCTCGCGGAAATGCGCGCCCTGCTCAGCAGCCTCGGCCAGGCGGCGCCGCGTCAGTCGACCCACGATTTGCGCGTGGCCCTCGATGCCTTGCTGGAAGACTGGCGCCCGTTGGTGCAGGTCGGCATCGAAGACGAAGACGTGCGCAAAGCCGCGCCTGAGCAGTTCCTCGAAGAGCTGGAAGACCCGCGCTGGGGCCAGTTCTCGCTGAACGCTTCACGCTGGCTGCTGGCCCGCACCTGGACTGCCGACCGCAACACCCGTGGCAACCGTCAGGGTGACGCGCAACTGCACAGCTGGTTGCCGCGTCTGCTGGGCGAAGAAGCCACTGCTCTGCAGCTGCAACGCTATCAGCAGCAGCCGGAAGATCTTGCTGAACAACTGCCGCGTATCGAACGCATTCAGGTCTGGTTGCACCATGCGCGCAACGTGCTGGACATCCCGGAAATGGATCGCCTGTACGGTGAGCTGAACAAACTGGCGCAACTGGCCAACGAGCCGACCATCACCGACGAACTGCTCGATGCACGCAAGCATCAGGCGATTGCGGTGTACCAGAATCGCGCCTGGAAAATCCTGCTGCGCATGTGA
- the argE gene encoding acetylornithine deacetylase: MPLPSMQDQFAALIAAPSVSCTQPNLDQSNRAVIDLLAGWLGDLGFSCDIQQVSPGKFNLLASFGSGPGGLVLAGHSDTVPYDDALWQTDPLKLTEVDGRWVGLGSCDMKGFFALIIEAVRPLLDQPFKQPLLILATCDEESSMSGARALAEAGQPLGRAAVIGEPTGLKPIRMHKGIMMERIDILGQSGHSSDPRLGHSALEAMHDAIGELRGLRLLWQREFSNPQFSVPQPTMNFGCIHGGDNPNRICGQCSLEFDLRPLPGMDPNLLRAEILRKLNPVAERHKVKIDYRPLFPEVPPFEQSEDAELVRIAEKLTGHCAEAVAFGTEAPYLQRLGCETIVLGPGDIACAHQPGEYLEMSRLQPTVHLIRQLIEHYCLTTDER, from the coding sequence ATGCCATTGCCGTCCATGCAAGACCAGTTCGCCGCGCTGATTGCCGCGCCATCGGTCAGCTGTACCCAACCGAACCTGGATCAGTCCAACCGCGCCGTCATCGATCTGCTGGCGGGCTGGCTCGGTGACCTGGGTTTCAGCTGCGATATCCAGCAGGTCAGCCCCGGCAAATTCAATCTGCTCGCCAGTTTCGGCAGCGGCCCCGGCGGCCTGGTGCTGGCCGGGCACAGCGACACCGTGCCTTATGACGATGCGTTGTGGCAGACCGATCCGCTGAAGCTCACCGAAGTCGACGGTCGCTGGGTCGGGCTGGGCAGTTGTGACATGAAGGGCTTCTTCGCGCTGATCATCGAAGCCGTGCGGCCGCTGCTCGATCAGCCGTTCAAGCAACCGCTGCTGATCCTCGCCACCTGCGACGAAGAAAGCTCGATGTCCGGCGCCCGCGCACTGGCCGAGGCCGGGCAACCGTTGGGCCGCGCGGCGGTGATCGGCGAGCCGACCGGGCTCAAGCCGATTCGCATGCACAAAGGCATCATGATGGAGCGCATCGACATCCTCGGGCAGAGCGGCCACTCGTCTGATCCGCGTCTGGGCCACAGCGCGCTTGAAGCGATGCACGATGCCATCGGCGAACTGCGTGGTTTGCGCCTGTTGTGGCAGCGCGAATTCAGCAATCCACAATTCAGCGTGCCGCAACCGACGATGAACTTCGGTTGCATTCATGGCGGCGACAATCCCAATCGCATCTGCGGCCAGTGTTCGCTGGAGTTCGACCTGCGGCCGCTGCCGGGCATGGACCCGAACCTGCTGCGCGCGGAAATCCTGCGCAAGCTCAATCCGGTGGCCGAGCGGCATAAGGTGAAGATCGATTACCGACCGCTGTTCCCGGAAGTACCGCCGTTCGAACAGTCCGAGGATGCCGAACTGGTGCGCATCGCTGAAAAGCTCACCGGCCATTGCGCCGAAGCAGTAGCGTTCGGCACCGAAGCGCCTTATCTTCAGCGCCTCGGCTGCGAAACCATCGTCCTCGGCCCCGGCGACATTGCCTGCGCGCATCAACCCGGCGAGTACCTTGAAATGTCACGTTTGCAGCCTACCGTGCATCTGATTCGGCAGTTGATTGAACATTACTGCCTGACGACAGACGAACGATGA
- the argA gene encoding amino-acid N-acetyltransferase produces MPEYVNWLRHASPYINAHRDCTFVVMLPGDGVEHPNFGNIVHDLVLLHSLGVRLVLVHGSRPQIETRLAARGLTPHYHHGMRITDAATLECVIDAVGQLRIAIEARLSMDMASSPMQGSRLRVASGNLVTARPIGVLEGVDYHHTGEVRRVDRKGINRLLDERSIVLLSPLGYSPTGEIFNLACEDVATRAAIDLGADKLLLFGAELGLIDENGKLVRELRPQQVPAHLQRLGMSNYQAELLDAAAEACRGGVARSHIVSYAEDGALLTELFTRDGGGTLVAQEQFELVREAAIEDVGGLLDLISPLEEQGILVRRSREVLEREIEQFSVVEREGMIIACAALYQIADSDAGELACLAVNPEYRHGGRGDELLERIETRARAQGLKTLFVLTTRTAHWFRERGFEPSSVERLPAARASLYNYQRNSKIFEKTL; encoded by the coding sequence ATGCCCGAATACGTCAATTGGCTTCGCCACGCGTCTCCATACATCAATGCCCACCGCGATTGCACCTTCGTCGTCATGCTGCCCGGCGACGGCGTCGAGCATCCGAATTTCGGCAACATCGTCCACGACCTGGTCCTGTTGCACAGCCTCGGCGTGCGTCTGGTGCTGGTGCACGGCTCGCGCCCACAGATCGAAACCCGCCTCGCCGCTCGTGGCCTGACCCCGCATTACCATCACGGCATGCGCATCACCGATGCCGCGACCCTGGAATGTGTGATCGACGCGGTCGGCCAGTTGCGCATCGCTATCGAAGCGCGCCTGTCGATGGACATGGCCTCGTCGCCGATGCAGGGCTCGCGCCTGCGCGTGGCCAGCGGCAACCTCGTCACCGCTCGGCCGATCGGTGTGCTGGAAGGTGTCGACTATCACCACACCGGTGAAGTGCGTCGGGTTGACCGTAAGGGCATCAATCGCCTGCTCGATGAACGCTCGATCGTATTGCTGTCGCCGCTGGGCTATTCGCCGACCGGCGAAATCTTCAACCTTGCCTGCGAAGACGTCGCCACCCGCGCCGCGATTGATCTGGGCGCGGACAAGCTGCTGTTGTTCGGCGCCGAGCTCGGCCTGATCGACGAGAACGGCAAACTGGTGCGCGAACTGCGCCCGCAACAAGTGCCGGCACATTTGCAGCGCCTCGGCATGAGCAATTACCAAGCGGAGTTGCTCGATGCCGCCGCCGAAGCCTGCCGTGGCGGCGTGGCGCGCAGTCATATCGTCAGTTACGCCGAAGACGGCGCGCTGCTGACCGAGCTGTTCACCCGTGACGGTGGCGGTACGCTGGTGGCGCAGGAGCAGTTCGAACTGGTGCGCGAAGCAGCGATTGAAGACGTCGGCGGTTTGCTCGACCTGATCAGTCCGCTGGAAGAGCAGGGCATTCTGGTGCGCCGCTCGCGGGAAGTGCTGGAGCGCGAGATCGAGCAGTTCAGCGTGGTCGAGCGCGAAGGCATGATCATCGCCTGTGCGGCGCTGTATCAGATTGCCGACTCCGATGCTGGTGAACTGGCGTGTCTGGCGGTGAATCCGGAATACCGCCATGGCGGACGCGGCGACGAATTGCTCGAACGCATTGAAACCCGCGCGCGGGCGCAGGGTTTGAAAACCCTGTTCGTACTCACCACGCGCACCGCGCACTGGTTCCGCGAGCGCGGATTCGAGCCGAGCAGCGTCGAACGCCTGCCAGCGGCACGGGCGTCGCTGTACAACTATCAGCGTAATTCGAAGATCTTCGAAAAGACCCTCTGA
- the tauA gene encoding taurine ABC transporter substrate-binding protein encodes MMAKRALSSQFVTVCVSALFSFSAHAAGLTVGYQTGIDPSKVPQADGVYEKTIGEKIDWRRFNSGPEVVTAIASGDVQIGNLGSSPLAAAASRNLPIVAFIVSAQINAAEALVVRNGSGIDKPQDLIGKTIATPFVSTSHYSLLGALKHWGLNTSQVKVVNLQPAEIAAAWKRGDIDGAFVWSPALGEIRKTGKTLTDAAQVGQWGAPTFEVWVARKDFAEKHPEVVARFAKVTLDSFADYAAHKDSWTADSVPVQKIAKLTGANATDVPDLLAGSAFPDAKAQQTTALLDGGTAKAIAETAKFLKEQGKVETVLADYSPYVSAKFITD; translated from the coding sequence ATCATGGCGAAACGCGCACTATCAAGTCAATTTGTTACAGTTTGTGTGTCGGCACTGTTTTCTTTTTCCGCACATGCCGCCGGTCTGACGGTCGGCTACCAGACCGGGATCGATCCGAGCAAAGTGCCGCAGGCCGATGGTGTCTATGAAAAAACCATCGGCGAGAAGATCGACTGGCGTCGTTTCAACAGCGGCCCGGAAGTCGTCACTGCCATTGCTTCTGGCGACGTACAGATAGGCAACCTTGGCTCAAGTCCCCTGGCAGCAGCTGCTTCACGCAATCTGCCGATCGTGGCGTTCATCGTTTCGGCACAGATCAATGCCGCCGAAGCATTGGTGGTGCGCAACGGCAGCGGCATCGACAAACCGCAGGACCTGATCGGTAAAACCATCGCCACACCGTTCGTGTCCACCTCGCACTACAGTCTGCTTGGGGCGCTGAAGCACTGGGGCCTGAATACCTCGCAAGTCAAAGTGGTCAACCTGCAACCGGCGGAAATCGCCGCCGCGTGGAAGCGTGGCGACATTGACGGGGCCTTTGTCTGGTCGCCGGCGCTGGGCGAGATCCGCAAGACCGGCAAGACCCTGACCGACGCCGCCCAGGTCGGCCAGTGGGGTGCGCCGACTTTCGAAGTCTGGGTGGCGCGCAAGGACTTTGCCGAGAAGCATCCCGAGGTCGTGGCCAGGTTTGCCAAGGTCACCCTGGACTCGTTCGCTGACTACGCCGCGCACAAAGACAGCTGGACGGCCGACTCGGTGCCTGTGCAGAAAATCGCCAAATTGACCGGTGCCAACGCGACGGACGTGCCGGATCTGCTGGCCGGTTCGGCGTTCCCGGATGCCAAGGCGCAGCAAACCACGGCGCTGCTGGACGGCGGCACCGCTAAGGCCATTGCCGAAACGGCGAAGTTCTTGAAGGAACAGGGCAAGGTCGAGACGGTGCTGGCGGATTATTCGCCGTACGTCAGCGCCAAATTCATCACTGACTGA